One region of Dokdonia sp. 4H-3-7-5 genomic DNA includes:
- the gldC gene encoding gliding motility protein GldC produces the protein MAKKEKSEIKIAIELDENRVPESMAWTARDGGVANEEAKAMLLSLWDPNQKETVRIDLWTKDMPVDEMQQFFHQVLVGMTESFRRATNDEKMADTMKDFADYFAEHLDLEDKK, from the coding sequence ATGGCTAAGAAAGAAAAATCTGAAATTAAAATAGCAATCGAACTTGATGAGAATCGTGTTCCAGAAAGTATGGCTTGGACTGCACGTGATGGTGGAGTAGCAAACGAGGAAGCAAAAGCAATGCTTCTTTCTTTATGGGATCCTAACCAAAAGGAAACTGTACGTATTGATTTATGGACAAAAGATATGCCTGTAGATGAGATGCAGCAATTTTTTCACCAAGTACTTGTGGGTATGACAGAGTCTTTTCGTCGTGCTACAAATGATGAGAAAATGGCAGATACTATGAAAGATTTTGCAGATTATTTTGCAGAACACCTTGACCTTGAAGATAAAAAGTAA
- the yihA gene encoding ribosome biogenesis GTP-binding protein YihA/YsxC — translation MKIKSASFVVSNSEVTKCPNTRIPEYAFIGRSNVGKSSLINMLTNRKSLAKTSGRPGKTQLINHFLINENWHLVDLPGYGYARVSKKDKKYFQKFITDYFEQREQMISAFVLVDCRHEPQKIDMEFMEYLGEKEIPFSIIFTKADKLRPQALERNIEVYKKIMLDGVWWEFPKYFVSSASHGDGQDEILGYIEDLNENLKPGY, via the coding sequence ATGAAAATCAAGTCTGCCTCTTTTGTAGTAAGTAACTCCGAAGTCACAAAGTGCCCTAATACTCGCATCCCGGAATACGCCTTTATAGGCCGTTCTAATGTAGGAAAGTCTTCGCTTATTAATATGCTTACTAACCGTAAGAGTCTGGCCAAAACATCTGGAAGACCTGGTAAGACGCAGCTTATTAATCACTTCTTGATTAACGAAAACTGGCACCTCGTAGATTTACCTGGCTACGGATATGCTCGTGTATCTAAGAAAGATAAAAAATACTTCCAAAAATTCATTACAGATTATTTTGAGCAACGCGAGCAAATGATCTCTGCCTTTGTGCTTGTAGATTGTCGTCACGAGCCTCAAAAAATAGATATGGAATTTATGGAATATCTCGGAGAAAAAGAGATTCCATTTTCTATCATTTTCACCAAAGCAGATAAGCTACGTCCTCAAGCACTAGAACGTAATATAGAAGTCTACAAAAAGATTATGCTTGATGGTGTATGGTGGGAATTTCCTAAATACTTTGTGAGCAGCGCTTCTCATGGTGATGGTCAAGATGAAATTTTAGGCTACATAGAAGACCTCAATGAAAACCTAAAGCCGGGTTACTAA
- a CDS encoding penicillin-binding protein, whose protein sequence is MATTEKHILNRLYFVAGCMFLLAIIIAYKLIAIQVFQGAKYRELATTSTEKMVTIPATRGNLYAEDGSLLATSQIKYDIRWDAVAPSKENFNENIVGLSKGLSKVLGKPQSYYENRLRKARNTKNRYLFIARKLGYAEYVKIKSLPLFNKGQFRGGIIIEEHTEREHPLEKMAERTVGYERQDDSGYYTRVGLEGAYGYYLRGKEGRRLKQKIAKGEWKPLGVGNVIEPRDGYDVISTIDVNIQDVAHNALLASLQKYQADHGCVVVMETKTGEIKAISNLGRTPEGKYYERLNYAVGEAHEPGSTFKLMSMVAALEDKVIDSSTVFDTENGRVKFYDRTAIDSKRGGYGKITAAKAFELSSNTAFAKMINDNYASEPEKFVKRLFNMGLNDQLGLEIKGEGKPNFPYPGDKNWYGTTLPWMAFGYGIELTPLQTLTFYNAIANDGEMVKPRFIKEVKEWDQTIETFDKEVINSRIASQATINVVKEMMKKTVERGTARNIYSEEFSMAGKTGTCQTEYWIEAGRYISSFAGYFPADEPKYSCIVVVNKPKKSLGFYGNIVAAPVFKEIAQKIYTDTPVIDEVKLPTGNSKVIEGDYQKYYANVNKAHSKIPNVKGMPGMDAIALLENLGLKVNFRGSGKVKSQSIKAGDKLEKNKTITLQLS, encoded by the coding sequence GTGGCAACCACAGAGAAGCACATATTAAACCGCCTTTATTTCGTCGCTGGATGTATGTTCCTCCTAGCGATCATAATCGCATACAAGCTTATCGCGATTCAGGTGTTTCAGGGTGCTAAGTATCGAGAGCTTGCAACTACCAGCACAGAGAAGATGGTTACTATCCCAGCTACTCGTGGTAATCTTTATGCAGAAGATGGGAGTCTTCTTGCTACTTCACAAATCAAATACGATATACGATGGGACGCAGTAGCGCCATCTAAGGAGAATTTCAACGAGAATATAGTTGGTCTTTCTAAGGGCCTTTCTAAAGTTTTAGGGAAGCCTCAATCTTATTATGAGAATAGATTACGTAAAGCACGTAATACCAAAAACCGTTACTTGTTTATTGCTAGAAAACTAGGCTACGCAGAGTATGTGAAGATTAAGTCTTTACCATTATTTAATAAAGGCCAATTTAGAGGTGGGATTATTATCGAGGAGCATACAGAGCGCGAGCATCCACTTGAGAAAATGGCAGAGCGTACCGTAGGGTATGAGCGTCAAGATGATAGTGGTTACTACACACGCGTAGGTCTTGAGGGGGCATATGGATATTACTTGCGTGGGAAAGAAGGACGTCGTCTTAAGCAGAAGATTGCAAAAGGAGAATGGAAGCCTCTTGGTGTAGGTAATGTGATCGAGCCACGAGATGGTTATGATGTAATCTCAACCATAGATGTAAACATTCAAGATGTAGCGCACAATGCTTTATTAGCGAGTTTGCAAAAATATCAAGCAGACCACGGATGCGTGGTCGTTATGGAGACAAAAACTGGAGAGATTAAAGCAATCTCAAATCTAGGTAGAACTCCTGAAGGTAAATACTATGAGCGTCTTAACTATGCAGTGGGCGAGGCGCATGAGCCGGGTTCTACATTTAAGTTGATGTCTATGGTAGCGGCACTTGAGGATAAAGTAATAGACTCAAGTACAGTTTTTGACACAGAAAATGGACGTGTAAAATTTTATGATCGCACTGCGATAGATTCTAAGCGTGGAGGTTATGGTAAGATAACAGCAGCAAAGGCTTTTGAGCTGAGTAGTAATACGGCTTTCGCCAAAATGATAAACGATAACTACGCGTCAGAACCAGAAAAGTTTGTAAAACGACTTTTTAATATGGGGCTTAACGATCAATTAGGACTTGAAATTAAAGGAGAAGGAAAGCCGAACTTTCCTTACCCAGGCGATAAAAACTGGTACGGAACAACCCTTCCATGGATGGCTTTTGGTTACGGAATAGAGTTAACGCCATTGCAAACACTCACATTTTACAATGCGATTGCAAATGATGGAGAGATGGTAAAGCCTCGTTTTATTAAAGAGGTGAAGGAATGGGATCAAACCATTGAGACTTTTGATAAAGAGGTAATCAATTCTCGTATCGCTTCTCAGGCTACTATTAATGTAGTAAAGGAGATGATGAAAAAAACTGTTGAGCGTGGAACGGCTAGAAATATTTATAGCGAAGAGTTTTCAATGGCGGGTAAGACGGGTACTTGCCAGACAGAATATTGGATAGAAGCAGGGAGATATATCTCTTCATTTGCGGGTTATTTTCCAGCAGATGAGCCTAAGTATTCTTGTATTGTAGTGGTAAACAAACCTAAAAAGTCTCTCGGATTTTACGGAAATATTGTTGCTGCACCTGTATTTAAAGAGATTGCCCAAAAGATTTATACAGACACTCCAGTAATTGATGAGGTGAAGTTGCCTACAGGTAATTCAAAGGTTATAGAGGGAGATTATCAGAAGTATTATGCAAATGTGAATAAAGCACATAGTAAGATACCTAATGTGAAGGGTATGCCAGGGATGGATGCAATTGCATTACTAGAAAATCTAGGTTTAAAAGTAAATTTTCGCGGAAGCGGGAAAGTAAAAAGTCAGTCTATAAAAGCTGGTGATAAATTAGAGAAGAATAAAACGATCACGCTACAATTATCTTGA
- the rsmH gene encoding 16S rRNA (cytosine(1402)-N(4))-methyltransferase RsmH, producing MDYHNPVLLKETVDGLNIKPDGVYVDVTFGGGGHSREILSRLGPEGKLYGFDQDVDAQENIIEDERFTLIPENFRYIKRFMRFHGVKKVDGILGDFGVSSHQFDVAERGFSTRFESDLDMRMNQKDTLSAYNVINDYEEEDLRQVFWQYGELRNAPKLASTIVQERNSQFIKTSEHLKKVLAPFLPKHREHKILAQIYQAIRIEVNQEIEVLKEFLMQTEQLLDTGGRISLISYHSLEDRLVKRYIRSGMFEGEPEKDMYGNFEVPFKKVGKLIIPDSKEIKLNNRARSAKLRIAEKL from the coding sequence ATGGATTATCATAACCCAGTATTATTAAAAGAGACCGTAGATGGTCTCAATATCAAGCCAGATGGCGTCTATGTAGATGTCACCTTTGGTGGTGGTGGTCATTCTCGTGAGATTTTGAGTAGGCTAGGTCCTGAGGGGAAACTTTATGGTTTTGATCAAGATGTAGATGCTCAAGAGAATATTATTGAGGATGAGCGATTCACGCTTATTCCAGAAAACTTTAGATACATCAAGCGATTTATGCGTTTTCATGGTGTGAAAAAAGTAGATGGAATTCTTGGTGATTTTGGGGTGAGTTCGCATCAATTTGACGTAGCAGAGCGTGGTTTTTCTACTCGTTTTGAGAGTGATCTCGATATGAGAATGAATCAAAAAGATACTTTATCTGCTTATAACGTGATCAATGATTATGAGGAGGAGGATTTAAGGCAGGTGTTCTGGCAGTACGGAGAACTTCGTAATGCGCCTAAGCTTGCTAGCACTATCGTGCAAGAGCGCAATAGTCAGTTTATAAAAACAAGTGAGCATCTCAAAAAAGTGTTAGCTCCGTTTTTGCCTAAGCATAGAGAGCATAAAATACTTGCTCAGATTTACCAGGCAATTCGCATTGAAGTAAATCAAGAGATTGAAGTGCTTAAGGAGTTTTTAATGCAAACAGAGCAATTACTTGATACAGGTGGGAGAATAAGCTTGATAAGCTATCACTCGCTTGAAGATCGTTTAGTGAAGAGGTATATAAGAAGTGGGATGTTTGAAGGTGAGCCGGAGAAAGATATGTATGGGAATTTTGAAGTTCCTTTTAAGAAAGTAGGGAAGCTCATTATTCCAGATAGTAAAGAGATAAAATTAAACAACAGAGCGCGCAGTGCAAAGTTGAGAATCGCTGAAAAACTTTAA
- the nadE gene encoding NAD(+) synthase translates to MQTDKVVDHIVNWLKEYATNARMTGFVIGISGGIDSALTSTLCAKTGLRVLCVEMPIHQDERQVTRAKEHINQLKKRFANVSSLEVNLTETFEQLKSAVPTAEDSEQLNLSLANTRARLRMSTLYYFAGLHKYLVAGTGNKVEDFGVGFYTKYGDGGVDLSPIADLMKSEVFELAAAVGVPESIQNAAPTDGLWGDDRTDEDQIGATYDQLEWAMHQDELLKSGDNNKTVEAFTTEQRRVFDLYKKLNTANLHKMNPIPVCNIPVNLKK, encoded by the coding sequence ATGCAAACCGATAAAGTAGTAGACCACATTGTAAACTGGCTTAAAGAATATGCAACAAACGCCCGAATGACTGGCTTTGTAATAGGTATAAGTGGCGGTATTGATAGTGCACTTACCTCAACACTTTGTGCAAAAACTGGACTACGTGTTCTCTGTGTAGAAATGCCAATACATCAAGATGAACGCCAGGTGACTCGTGCTAAGGAGCATATCAACCAGCTCAAAAAGCGTTTTGCAAATGTCTCGAGCTTAGAGGTGAATCTTACAGAAACCTTTGAACAATTAAAAAGCGCAGTCCCAACTGCAGAAGACAGCGAGCAGCTCAACCTAAGCCTAGCAAACACAAGAGCTAGACTTCGCATGAGTACCTTATATTACTTTGCGGGTCTTCATAAATACCTCGTTGCTGGTACAGGTAATAAAGTAGAAGACTTCGGCGTAGGATTTTACACAAAGTATGGTGATGGCGGTGTTGACCTCAGCCCTATTGCAGACCTTATGAAATCTGAAGTTTTTGAACTTGCAGCAGCAGTTGGCGTTCCAGAAAGCATACAGAACGCAGCTCCAACCGATGGCTTATGGGGAGATGATCGTACGGATGAAGATCAAATAGGCGCAACTTATGACCAACTTGAATGGGCAATGCATCAAGATGAGTTACTTAAGAGTGGTGATAATAACAAAACTGTTGAAGCTTTCACTACAGAACAACGACGAGTTTTTGATCTTTATAAGAAATTAAACACTGCCAATTTGCACAAAATGAACCCTATACCGGTCTGCAATATCCCCGTTAACCTAAAAAAGTAG
- a CDS encoding FtsL-like putative cell division protein produces the protein MSKFNNILKGKFLVDEDAFKNWRMIIFISVLALIMIASSHRADEKVYEIARLKEEVAELRSEAVDSRVNLWKLKTNSSVARALEARGIKPSNVPPKKIKVTTKETD, from the coding sequence GTGAGCAAGTTTAATAATATACTCAAGGGTAAATTTCTAGTAGATGAGGATGCCTTTAAAAACTGGAGGATGATCATCTTTATTTCTGTACTAGCATTAATCATGATTGCTAGTTCGCACAGAGCAGATGAGAAGGTCTATGAGATTGCAAGGTTAAAAGAAGAAGTAGCCGAGCTGAGAAGCGAAGCGGTAGACAGCCGAGTAAATCTCTGGAAGTTAAAAACAAATAGTAGTGTGGCAAGAGCGCTAGAAGCAAGAGGAATTAAACCTTCTAATGTGCCGCCAAAAAAGATAAAAGTAACAACAAAAGAAACAGATTAA
- a CDS encoding response regulator produces MNKVLIADHHPITRKGITSILLAEGNYEVIGHVNDGNDLLNTLTTTEIDILILEIDIPNLNSITALKAIKREFPHIKILVLSCHPEEMYALSAIKYGASGYVAKTASIQRVLNAINQVQRGGIYLNEALSQRLVSDGNATQGLAFKYKKLSSREIEVLNLLSNGKRNKEIAAELDINEKTVSTYKMRLLKKLEAQNVAELIKHARLLQSSHV; encoded by the coding sequence ATGAACAAAGTTTTAATAGCAGACCACCACCCAATAACGCGTAAAGGAATTACTTCCATACTTCTCGCGGAAGGGAACTATGAAGTTATAGGACATGTTAACGATGGTAATGACCTACTTAACACCCTGACTACAACAGAGATTGACATCCTCATTCTCGAGATAGACATCCCCAACCTCAATAGTATTACTGCACTAAAGGCTATAAAAAGAGAATTTCCTCACATCAAGATACTAGTATTAAGTTGTCATCCAGAAGAGATGTACGCTTTAAGTGCTATAAAATATGGAGCTTCTGGTTATGTAGCAAAGACCGCTTCTATACAGCGCGTGCTTAATGCCATAAACCAAGTACAGCGAGGAGGAATCTATCTTAATGAAGCCCTTAGCCAGAGACTCGTAAGTGATGGTAACGCAACACAAGGACTAGCATTTAAGTACAAAAAACTCTCTAGTAGAGAGATAGAAGTATTAAACTTATTATCTAATGGAAAGCGCAATAAGGAAATTGCAGCAGAGCTAGACATTAATGAGAAGACAGTAAGTACTTATAAAATGAGACTCCTTAAAAAACTAGAAGCACAAAACGTTGCAGAGCTTATAAAGCACGCAAGATTATTACA
- a CDS encoding alpha/beta fold hydrolase: MKHDLITEGKFTYLEKGEGTPIIILHGLMGGLSNFDAVTSHFSENGYKVVIPELPVYTMPLIKTGVKSFAKYLDEFIEMKGYEEVILLGNSMGGHVGLYHTKMSPEKVKALVITGSSGLYESAMGESYPKRGDYEYIKKKAQGVFYNPECATKEIVDEVYDTVNDRNKLLKTLAIAKSAIRHNMAQDLPDMNTPTCIIWGRQDGVTPPEVAEDFNKLLPDSDLFWIEECGHAAMMEKPTEFNDVLLKWLKERAF; this comes from the coding sequence ATGAAACACGACTTAATTACCGAAGGGAAATTTACTTATCTAGAAAAAGGCGAAGGGACACCAATTATCATTCTACATGGTTTAATGGGAGGCTTGAGTAATTTTGATGCAGTGACTTCTCATTTCTCGGAAAATGGGTATAAAGTGGTAATCCCGGAACTTCCAGTATACACGATGCCTCTTATCAAAACTGGGGTAAAATCGTTTGCTAAGTATCTTGACGAATTCATTGAAATGAAAGGCTATGAAGAAGTAATTCTTCTAGGTAATTCTATGGGTGGTCATGTGGGACTGTATCACACTAAAATGTCTCCGGAAAAAGTAAAGGCTCTTGTAATTACAGGCAGCTCTGGACTTTATGAAAGTGCGATGGGAGAAAGCTACCCTAAGCGTGGTGATTATGAGTACATCAAAAAGAAAGCACAAGGGGTATTTTATAATCCTGAGTGTGCTACCAAAGAAATTGTAGACGAGGTGTACGACACAGTAAACGATCGCAATAAATTACTTAAGACGCTTGCTATAGCAAAAAGCGCAATACGTCATAACATGGCACAAGACCTTCCAGACATGAATACACCGACTTGTATTATTTGGGGACGTCAAGATGGTGTTACTCCACCTGAGGTTGCAGAAGATTTTAATAAACTACTTCCAGACTCAGATCTGTTTTGGATAGAGGAATGTGGTCATGCAGCTATGATGGAAAAGCCTACAGAATTCAACGACGTTTTATTAAAGTGGCTTAAGGAGAGAGCATTTTAA
- a CDS encoding UDP-N-acetylmuramoyl-L-alanyl-D-glutamate--2,6-diaminopimelate ligase, whose translation MILLKDILYKVTLETVVGNTAVAITNIYFDSRKVSLNDVFVAVRGTQSDGHDYIAKAVNQGALAIICEELPEQIVNGITYVKVADTSSALATIASNFYGNPSANLKLIGITGTNGKTTIASLLYQLFQKAGYKTGLLSTVKILVDKTEYKATHTTPDSLTINKYLAEMSEAGVEYCFMEVSSHGIHQKRTEGLRFEGGIFTNLSHDHLDYHDTFAEYRDVKKKFFDELPKTAFALVNTDDKNGAVMVQNTKAKKVTYALKSYADYKAQILENQLSGLLLKIQDQEVWVKLIGSFNAYNLLAIFATAELLGLDQIEALKLLSELESVSGRFQYFISEGNVTAIVDYAHTPDALKNVLETINDIRTKNEELITVVGAGGDRDTTKRPKMGHIASALSTKTIITSDNPRSEKPEAIIEQVEAGVEPINYKKILSITDRKQAIKTACQLANPGDIILIAGKGHETYQEIMGERFDFDDYKIVQETLKQLNK comes from the coding sequence TTGATACTACTTAAAGACATATTATATAAAGTAACGCTAGAAACTGTGGTGGGTAACACTGCCGTGGCAATTACTAATATTTATTTTGACTCGCGCAAAGTGTCACTTAATGACGTGTTTGTTGCAGTGCGTGGTACGCAAAGTGATGGTCATGATTACATAGCAAAAGCTGTAAATCAAGGTGCACTAGCGATTATTTGTGAGGAACTTCCAGAGCAAATTGTAAACGGAATAACATACGTTAAGGTTGCAGATACTTCTAGTGCGCTGGCTACAATAGCTTCTAATTTTTATGGAAATCCTTCGGCTAACTTAAAGCTCATTGGTATTACGGGAACAAATGGTAAGACCACTATCGCTAGTTTGTTATACCAACTGTTTCAAAAAGCAGGTTATAAAACAGGATTGCTTTCTACGGTAAAGATTTTAGTAGATAAGACTGAGTATAAAGCGACGCATACTACTCCAGATAGTTTAACAATAAATAAATACCTGGCAGAGATGTCTGAGGCAGGTGTAGAGTATTGTTTTATGGAGGTGAGTTCACATGGGATTCATCAAAAGCGAACAGAAGGCTTGCGTTTTGAGGGAGGAATATTTACAAACCTATCTCACGATCATCTAGATTACCATGACACCTTTGCAGAATATAGGGACGTAAAAAAGAAATTTTTTGACGAGTTACCAAAAACTGCTTTTGCACTTGTAAACACAGATGACAAGAATGGGGCGGTAATGGTGCAAAATACTAAGGCAAAGAAAGTAACCTACGCCTTAAAGTCATATGCAGATTATAAAGCGCAGATTTTAGAGAACCAATTGTCTGGATTATTACTTAAAATTCAAGATCAAGAAGTTTGGGTAAAGCTTATAGGGTCATTTAATGCTTATAATTTACTAGCCATTTTTGCAACTGCAGAGCTTTTGGGGCTTGATCAAATAGAGGCGCTTAAGCTCCTAAGTGAGTTAGAAAGCGTGTCAGGTCGATTTCAGTATTTTATTTCTGAAGGGAATGTGACGGCAATTGTAGATTATGCACACACCCCAGATGCACTTAAAAATGTGCTAGAGACTATAAATGATATCCGCACTAAAAATGAGGAGCTCATTACGGTGGTAGGAGCTGGTGGAGATAGAGATACTACAAAGCGTCCTAAAATGGGGCATATTGCAAGTGCTCTGAGTACAAAGACAATTATCACAAGTGATAATCCGCGCTCAGAAAAGCCAGAAGCAATTATCGAGCAAGTAGAAGCAGGTGTTGAGCCTATTAACTACAAAAAGATTTTATCTATCACAGATAGAAAGCAAGCTATAAAAACAGCTTGCCAACTTGCAAATCCTGGAGATATAATTCTAATCGCGGGTAAAGGTCATGAGACTTACCAAGAGATAATGGGAGAGCGATTTGATTTTGACGATTATAAAATAGTACAAGAAACCCTTAAACAACTTAATAAGTAA
- the mraY gene encoding phospho-N-acetylmuramoyl-pentapeptide-transferase, protein MLYHLFQWLDEAYNLPGAGLFQFSTFRAALAVLLSLGLSTIYGERIIKLLQRKQMGEQIRDLGLEGQAEKAGTPTMGGLIIIGATLIPVLLLGDLQNIYILLLIVTTVWMGIIGFLDDYKKKMQKNKDGLAGKYKVIGQVGLGIIVGATMFFHSDITIREEIKQTAGTEKVEITTVRGDAKFDEAHKSLKTTIPFVKDNELNYETILTSINEDWKGYAWIIFIPIVIFIITAVSNGANLTDGIDGLAAGTSAIIVLTLGIFAFISGNIIFSDYLNVMYIPGTGEMLIFIAAFVGALIGFLWYNAYPAQVFMGDTGSLTIGGIIAVLAIATRKEWLIPILCGIFLMENLSVVLQVGYFKYTKKKFGEGRRIFLMSPLHHHYQKKGIHESKIVSRFWIVGILLAVLSIITLKIR, encoded by the coding sequence ATGCTGTATCATCTTTTTCAATGGTTAGACGAAGCTTATAACTTGCCTGGAGCAGGGTTGTTTCAGTTCAGTACGTTTCGTGCTGCACTTGCGGTGTTATTATCATTAGGACTTTCTACTATTTATGGAGAGCGCATTATTAAGCTCTTGCAGCGCAAGCAGATGGGGGAGCAAATACGCGATTTAGGTCTAGAAGGTCAAGCAGAAAAAGCAGGAACTCCTACGATGGGAGGCCTTATTATCATAGGTGCTACGCTTATTCCTGTACTACTGTTAGGTGACTTACAAAACATATATATCCTTCTTCTTATCGTTACAACGGTATGGATGGGAATCATAGGCTTCTTAGATGATTATAAGAAGAAAATGCAAAAAAATAAAGACGGACTTGCTGGTAAGTATAAAGTAATAGGTCAAGTAGGATTAGGAATTATAGTAGGTGCAACGATGTTTTTTCATAGTGATATCACTATCCGTGAAGAGATCAAACAAACTGCTGGTACAGAAAAAGTAGAAATTACAACTGTAAGAGGGGATGCAAAATTTGATGAAGCGCATAAGAGTTTAAAAACTACCATACCATTTGTCAAGGATAACGAACTCAATTATGAAACAATCCTTACAAGCATTAACGAAGATTGGAAAGGATATGCGTGGATCATATTTATACCTATTGTAATATTTATAATCACTGCGGTTTCTAATGGTGCAAACCTCACTGATGGTATTGACGGCCTGGCAGCAGGAACAAGTGCGATTATTGTACTCACCCTCGGGATTTTTGCATTTATATCTGGTAACATCATTTTTAGTGATTACCTCAATGTGATGTACATACCTGGTACTGGTGAGATGCTCATATTTATTGCTGCATTTGTAGGAGCGCTTATAGGGTTCTTATGGTACAATGCGTATCCAGCGCAAGTTTTTATGGGTGACACAGGTAGTCTTACCATAGGAGGAATTATTGCTGTGCTTGCTATTGCAACTCGAAAAGAATGGCTTATCCCAATACTATGCGGAATTTTCTTAATGGAGAATCTTTCGGTGGTGTTGCAGGTGGGATATTTTAAATACACAAAAAAGAAATTTGGTGAAGGTAGACGCATCTTTTTGATGTCACCACTACACCACCATTATCAAAAGAAAGGTATCCACGAGAGTAAAATTGTTTCCAGATTTTGGATTGTAGGGATTTTACTGGCTGTACTTTCAATTATAACATTGAAAATTAGATAA
- the mraZ gene encoding division/cell wall cluster transcriptional repressor MraZ translates to MINLIGTYECKIDAKGRLMLPQAFKKQLAPILQDGFVLKRAVFQKCLELYPIAEWNTLSAKVNKLNRFNKKNDEFIRRFNAGVKPVEVDGTGRVLVSKDLGNFAKLEKSIVVNAAFNILEIWDKDLYEKAIDEAAVDFADLAEEVMGDSDVPDGLS, encoded by the coding sequence GTGATTAACCTCATTGGAACATACGAATGTAAAATAGACGCTAAGGGCCGACTCATGTTGCCTCAAGCGTTTAAAAAGCAGCTGGCTCCTATCCTTCAGGATGGTTTTGTGCTTAAGCGTGCTGTGTTTCAAAAGTGCCTCGAGTTATATCCTATTGCAGAGTGGAACACGCTAAGTGCAAAGGTGAATAAGCTTAATCGTTTTAATAAGAAGAATGATGAGTTTATACGTCGTTTCAATGCAGGTGTTAAGCCAGTAGAAGTTGACGGAACAGGAAGAGTTTTAGTGTCGAAAGATTTAGGAAATTTTGCAAAACTTGAGAAGTCGATTGTGGTAAATGCTGCTTTCAATATTCTCGAGATTTGGGATAAGGATTTATACGAAAAAGCCATTGATGAGGCAGCAGTAGATTTTGCAGATCTTGCTGAGGAAGTGATGGGAGATAGCGATGTACCAGATGGATTATCATAA
- the gldB gene encoding gliding motility lipoprotein GldB, whose protein sequence is MNKILIILSLLVCLTSCKEDTKTPPEIKAMSVDMKVRRFDQLFAAASKEDLASLKAEFPYLFSKKIPDEYWAQRFTDTIQLEINEEIAKVFPDFKSEKASIEDLFRHIKYYFPETTVPKIVTLTTEVDYRNKVVLADSLLLIGLDTYLGADHHFYVGIPKFQSKNFRKEQMPVDIAAAFAKTKANRLRQKDFLSEIIHEGKKLYLMQLLLSETPAHEILGYTPEELLFAQENEKNMWEFFVKNELLYSTDRKLLSRFINPAPFSKFYLSFDNETPGRVGRYIGHEIVKSYMDNNDVSLKVLLNQDATIIFANAKYKP, encoded by the coding sequence ATGAATAAAATACTTATAATTCTGTCATTGCTGGTATGCCTTACTAGTTGTAAAGAAGACACAAAGACTCCACCAGAAATCAAAGCAATGTCTGTAGATATGAAGGTGAGAAGATTTGATCAACTGTTTGCAGCTGCTTCAAAGGAAGATCTAGCGTCACTAAAAGCAGAGTTTCCGTATTTGTTTTCAAAAAAAATTCCTGATGAGTACTGGGCACAACGTTTTACAGATACTATACAGCTAGAAATTAACGAGGAGATTGCAAAAGTCTTTCCGGATTTTAAGAGTGAAAAAGCTTCCATAGAAGATCTTTTTCGTCATATTAAGTATTACTTCCCAGAAACTACAGTTCCTAAGATTGTAACCTTAACGACAGAGGTAGATTATAGAAATAAAGTGGTACTTGCAGACAGCCTCTTGTTAATAGGATTAGATACGTACTTAGGTGCAGACCATCATTTTTATGTAGGTATTCCAAAATTTCAAAGCAAGAATTTTAGAAAAGAGCAGATGCCAGTTGATATAGCAGCTGCATTTGCAAAAACTAAAGCTAATAGATTACGTCAAAAGGATTTCCTTTCTGAGATCATACATGAAGGTAAAAAACTATACCTCATGCAGCTATTGCTTAGTGAGACACCTGCACATGAAATATTAGGTTATACACCTGAGGAGTTATTGTTTGCACAAGAGAATGAAAAAAATATGTGGGAGTTCTTTGTAAAAAACGAACTGTTATATAGTACAGATAGAAAGCTTTTAAGTCGTTTTATTAATCCAGCGCCTTTCTCAAAATTCTATCTTTCCTTTGACAATGAGACACCTGGTCGAGTGGGGAGATATATAGGTCATGAGATTGTAAAATCATATATGGATAACAACGATGTGTCGCTTAAAGTCTTATTGAATCAAGATGCAACTATTATCTTTGCAAACGCAAAATACAAACCCTAA